Proteins co-encoded in one Coriobacteriia bacterium genomic window:
- a CDS encoding MFS transporter: MLFGLESIAANVVHPVEPAFYIALGLPDWIFGAAFAAMAFGLFAFSPFWGVISDRLGRVPTLAVTMLLYGLAQLAFLVSTTVPTILLARLAAGAFCSGCGVAAMAFVADISDAGACGRRMSIFAAVQSFCTALGYLVGGIVGQDDPGRSFVLQFFILAAVALGAVVLLVDGQGFHRSDRRLTLASANPLAAFADTRAILSPWMVAFLSATTLACLASAAFDNSFNYYLRDQFGFPTTYNGYIYAAVGVLGLVANVTIGLRLQRSRDTEGPLSVVLVCAAAVLGSTLLAANMPLYLGLNMLFYVFNSLYLPLMQALAIEGDPDGHGRVSGLFQSVKSLGMVVGALVAGFVYEADPRVPFVMAAASFLLAACCAVAARRIARTRGRRRRA; this comes from the coding sequence GTGCTCTTCGGCCTGGAGTCCATCGCGGCCAACGTCGTGCATCCCGTCGAGCCGGCGTTCTACATCGCGCTCGGCTTGCCCGACTGGATATTCGGCGCGGCGTTTGCGGCCATGGCGTTCGGACTGTTCGCCTTCTCTCCGTTTTGGGGCGTCATCTCCGACCGCCTGGGCCGCGTGCCGACGCTCGCGGTGACGATGCTGCTCTACGGCCTGGCCCAGCTCGCGTTCCTCGTGAGCACGACCGTTCCGACCATCCTGCTCGCGCGCCTGGCTGCCGGTGCGTTCTGCTCGGGGTGCGGCGTTGCCGCCATGGCGTTCGTCGCCGACATCTCCGACGCGGGCGCGTGCGGCCGGCGCATGTCGATATTCGCCGCCGTCCAGAGCTTCTGCACGGCCCTGGGCTATCTCGTGGGTGGCATCGTGGGCCAGGACGACCCGGGCCGCTCATTCGTGCTGCAGTTCTTCATCCTGGCCGCCGTCGCGCTCGGAGCCGTTGTCCTGCTCGTCGACGGGCAGGGCTTCCATCGCTCCGATCGACGTCTGACGCTGGCGAGCGCCAACCCGCTGGCGGCGTTTGCCGACACGCGCGCCATTCTCTCGCCGTGGATGGTCGCCTTCCTGTCCGCAACGACGCTTGCCTGCCTCGCCTCGGCAGCGTTCGACAACTCGTTCAACTACTACCTGCGCGATCAGTTCGGCTTCCCCACGACGTACAACGGCTACATCTACGCCGCCGTCGGCGTGCTCGGCCTCGTTGCTAACGTGACGATCGGCCTGCGCTTGCAGCGCTCGCGCGACACGGAGGGGCCGCTGTCTGTCGTGCTCGTCTGTGCGGCTGCCGTGCTTGGTTCGACGCTGCTTGCGGCAAACATGCCACTCTACCTCGGGCTGAACATGCTGTTCTACGTCTTCAACTCCCTGTACCTGCCGCTGATGCAGGCGCTTGCCATCGAGGGCGACCCCGACGGCCACGGACGCGTGTCCGGCCTGTTCCAGTCGGTGAAGTCGCTCGGCATGGTCGTGGGCGCGCTCGTGGCCGGCTTTGTGTACGAGGCCGATCCCCGCGTGCCGTTCGTCATGGCGGCGGCGTCTTTCCTGCTCGCTGCCTGCTGTGCCGTTGCAGCGCGCCGCATCGCGCGTACCCGTGGTAGGAGGCGCCGGGCGTAG
- a CDS encoding FAD-dependent oxidoreductase has protein sequence MNDQPQLAANLTMSRRAFTRAAACGLAATGLLGSGIASRSVLASEAADKAAALSFTPGTYTGTAVGNGGNIVLDVTFSENAIESIEVVSQSETPAVATGALEQLPQLIIEKQSLGIDGMTGATVTSAGIFNAVADAAEQAGADTKALYATLDEPKSTEVKELSADAVVVGGGAAGMAATLRLAELGKKVILVEKTYRLGGCISVSGGNQVVMGSALQEEAGVSDDTPESMVEDFQANGEDMCVPELIQLYADHVGETTDWLNQSCGVEYNMEAGLHDLAEYSHDRELAYAGGGNGASESMKAAIAESGADVLLDTSIQAITMADGAVAGIEAVAKDGTTYKISAPAVVLAAGGYGASQKWKPESLATSLYYGLTTSTGDGLTVATAPEVNAGTLMLEYAKQYPNGVEVSEGRAKSTIDGNLVVWPMSAILVSPEGKRVVNEKASNHDILEVELQQENATLYLLMDAENYAAWSEKLPGTGFNMDDVQKWLDANGTTTPVFAHDETIEGLAGRVNMDPEVLVETVDNYNAGVDAGVDEFGRPGDYLTMKIGDGEYYLVEQKPRYATTMGGLVINDQLQVEDADGNVITGLYAAGEIVGGVMGSNSPSGANNGWALTSGKLAAESIANA, from the coding sequence ATGAACGATCAGCCTCAGCTCGCCGCCAACCTCACGATGTCGCGCCGCGCGTTCACCCGTGCCGCCGCCTGTGGCCTCGCCGCCACCGGTCTGCTCGGCTCGGGCATCGCCTCCCGCAGCGTGCTCGCCAGCGAGGCCGCCGACAAGGCCGCGGCCCTGAGCTTCACGCCCGGCACGTACACCGGCACGGCGGTGGGCAACGGCGGCAACATCGTCCTCGACGTCACGTTCTCCGAGAACGCCATCGAGTCCATCGAGGTCGTCTCGCAGTCCGAGACCCCGGCCGTCGCGACCGGCGCCCTCGAGCAGCTCCCGCAGCTCATCATCGAGAAGCAGAGCCTCGGCATCGACGGCATGACGGGCGCCACCGTCACGAGCGCCGGCATCTTCAACGCCGTGGCCGATGCCGCCGAGCAGGCCGGTGCCGACACGAAGGCCCTGTACGCCACGCTCGACGAGCCCAAGTCCACCGAGGTCAAGGAGCTCTCGGCTGACGCGGTCGTCGTGGGCGGCGGCGCGGCCGGCATGGCGGCCACCCTGCGCCTGGCCGAGCTCGGCAAGAAGGTCATCCTCGTCGAGAAGACGTACCGTCTCGGCGGCTGCATCTCCGTGTCCGGCGGCAACCAGGTCGTCATGGGCTCCGCGCTGCAGGAGGAGGCTGGCGTCTCCGACGACACTCCCGAGTCGATGGTCGAGGACTTCCAGGCCAACGGCGAGGACATGTGCGTGCCTGAGCTCATCCAGCTCTACGCCGATCACGTGGGCGAGACGACGGACTGGCTGAACCAGAGCTGCGGCGTCGAGTACAACATGGAGGCCGGCCTGCACGACCTGGCCGAGTACAGCCACGACCGCGAGCTCGCCTACGCCGGCGGCGGCAACGGCGCCTCTGAGAGCATGAAGGCCGCCATCGCGGAGAGCGGCGCTGACGTCCTGCTCGACACGTCCATCCAGGCCATCACGATGGCCGACGGCGCCGTGGCCGGCATCGAGGCCGTGGCCAAGGACGGCACGACGTACAAGATCAGCGCCCCGGCCGTCGTGCTGGCCGCCGGCGGCTACGGCGCGAGCCAGAAGTGGAAGCCCGAGTCGCTCGCCACGTCGCTGTACTACGGCCTGACGACCTCGACGGGCGACGGCCTCACCGTTGCCACGGCTCCCGAGGTCAACGCCGGCACGCTCATGCTCGAGTACGCCAAGCAGTACCCGAACGGCGTCGAGGTCTCCGAGGGCCGCGCCAAGTCGACGATCGACGGTAACCTCGTCGTGTGGCCGATGAGCGCCATCCTCGTGAGCCCGGAGGGCAAGCGCGTCGTCAACGAGAAGGCGTCGAACCACGACATTCTCGAGGTCGAGCTGCAGCAGGAGAACGCGACGCTCTACCTGCTCATGGACGCCGAGAACTACGCCGCGTGGAGCGAGAAGCTCCCGGGCACGGGCTTCAACATGGACGATGTCCAGAAGTGGCTCGACGCCAACGGCACGACGACGCCCGTCTTCGCGCACGACGAGACGATCGAGGGCCTCGCCGGCCGCGTCAACATGGACCCCGAGGTGCTCGTCGAGACCGTTGACAACTACAACGCCGGCGTCGACGCGGGCGTGGACGAGTTCGGCCGCCCGGGCGACTACCTCACGATGAAGATCGGCGACGGCGAGTACTACCTCGTCGAGCAGAAGCCGCGCTACGCCACGACGATGGGCGGCCTCGTCATCAACGACCAGCTGCAGGTCGAGGACGCAGACGGCAACGTCATCACCGGCCTGTACGCCGCCGGTGAGATCGTGGGCGGCGTCATGGGCTCCAACTCGCCCTCCGGCGCCAACAACGGCTGGGCGCTGACGAGCGGCAAGCTCGCCGCCGAGAGCATCGCCAACGCGTAA
- a CDS encoding MFS transporter: MREKVGQTLGRFRRPSFAVVCVVMWLEAIGANMVHPVEPAFYIALGLPDWIFGAAYAAMAFGLFSFSPLWGVVSDRVGRVPTLAATTALYGCSQLAFCVSTTVPTILFARFAAGAFCSGALVCAMAYVADVTEPSKMGRSMSIYGATQVTATALGYTVGGLVGVDDPARSFVLQFFLLVLTGAAAFVLMGEGPHFTRSDVRLTVRNANPLAAFAGTRDLLSPWMVLFLLAELLACTSTSSFDNSFNYYLRDQYGFPTTYNGAIYAVMGVLGFCANLGIGLRLQRGRDPERSVAIVLGLCAVVLAVAVGAGSMPVFLVLNMVYYTFNSMYLPLLQALAMRDAGAEHGRVSGLFQSVKSFGMVSGSLIAGFIYEANVHAPFVLSVCVLVGGAIAMLGARRVARTRGRRS; this comes from the coding sequence GTGCGTGAGAAGGTAGGACAGACCCTGGGTCGCTTCCGGCGACCGTCGTTTGCCGTCGTATGCGTCGTCATGTGGCTCGAGGCCATCGGCGCAAACATGGTCCACCCCGTCGAGCCGGCGTTCTACATCGCGCTCGGCCTGCCCGACTGGATATTCGGCGCCGCCTACGCCGCCATGGCGTTCGGCCTGTTCTCGTTCTCTCCGCTGTGGGGCGTCGTGTCCGACCGCGTGGGCCGCGTCCCGACGCTTGCGGCCACAACGGCTCTCTACGGCTGCTCGCAGCTCGCGTTCTGCGTGAGCACGACCGTCCCGACGATCCTGTTTGCGCGCTTTGCCGCCGGGGCGTTCTGCTCGGGTGCGCTCGTGTGCGCCATGGCGTACGTCGCCGACGTCACCGAGCCGTCCAAGATGGGCCGCTCCATGTCCATCTACGGCGCGACGCAGGTCACGGCCACGGCGCTCGGCTACACGGTCGGCGGGCTCGTCGGCGTCGACGACCCGGCGCGCTCGTTCGTGCTGCAGTTCTTCCTGCTCGTGCTCACGGGTGCGGCGGCGTTTGTTCTCATGGGGGAGGGCCCTCACTTCACGCGCTCCGACGTGCGCCTCACTGTGCGCAACGCCAACCCGCTGGCGGCCTTTGCTGGCACGCGCGATCTGCTGTCGCCCTGGATGGTGCTGTTTCTGCTGGCGGAACTTCTGGCCTGTACGTCCACGTCGTCATTCGACAACTCGTTCAACTACTACCTGCGCGACCAGTACGGGTTCCCCACGACGTACAACGGGGCCATCTACGCCGTCATGGGCGTGCTGGGCTTCTGCGCCAACCTGGGCATTGGCCTGCGGCTGCAGCGCGGGCGCGACCCGGAACGCTCTGTGGCGATCGTGCTGGGGCTGTGCGCCGTCGTGCTCGCCGTGGCCGTGGGGGCGGGCTCTATGCCGGTGTTCCTCGTGCTCAACATGGTGTACTACACGTTCAACTCCATGTACCTGCCATTGCTGCAGGCGCTGGCCATGCGGGATGCGGGCGCCGAACACGGCCGCGTGTCGGGCCTGTTCCAGTCGGTAAAGTCGTTCGGCATGGTGAGCGGCTCGCTGATCGCCGGCTTCATCTACGAGGCCAACGTCCATGCGCCGTTCGTGCTATCCGTGTGCGTGCTGGTGGGCGGCGCGATCGCGATGCTCGGCGCACGTCGGGTCGCCCGGACGCGGGGACGCCGCTCGTAG
- a CDS encoding peptide deformylase has product MIKELVKDTDFLAKPLAPATADDASIAEDLRDTMASLDNCACLAANQIGYDKAVIAYDAGSRGVAIMFNPQIKQAMIPYLATESCLSLSYDSEVKRFKRIIVAYEELVDGKLVARQKKFGDWTAEIIQHAVDHCAGLLV; this is encoded by the coding sequence ATGATCAAGGAGCTCGTCAAGGACACCGACTTCCTCGCCAAGCCGCTCGCCCCGGCCACGGCCGATGACGCGAGCATCGCCGAGGACCTGCGCGACACGATGGCGTCCCTGGATAACTGTGCTTGCCTCGCTGCGAACCAGATCGGCTACGACAAGGCCGTCATCGCGTACGACGCCGGGTCGCGAGGCGTTGCCATCATGTTCAACCCGCAGATCAAGCAGGCCATGATTCCCTACCTGGCCACGGAGAGCTGCCTGTCTCTGTCCTACGACAGCGAGGTCAAGCGCTTCAAGCGCATCATCGTTGCTTACGAGGAGCTCGTTGACGGCAAGCTCGTCGCGCGCCAGAAGAAGTTCGGGGACTGGACGGCCGAGATCATTCAGCACGCCGTCGATCACTGCGCCGGTCTGCTCGTCTAA
- a CDS encoding ABC transporter substrate-binding protein: MSLCVSRRSFIVASALLASASLLGGRVVLAAEEGSSGEPERTTAADLPRIGGPTMYPYTYTTYTYDREPVEYTVEKAPERVVAIDQNNIETLLALGLKDAIVCAFGLDDPSALGDLQADFEQIPYQDAMPPKEDVIALSPDFISGWYSTFSDDRLGNVDFWQGRGCGTYMSLNSACRGKTGTYYQTIYDEMRDIQQLGIIFDKQDAAQALVDEMLDEVLRIQDYTSQQSTHPRVAVLENEDDSFRVYSEMTLGGNVAMEAGAELAAGKGSDTANISAEDLIGINPDAIFMVWYDGFKTGEEAVADITDNPKFASLTAVKEGRVFPLALTGIYCSGLHTIDGILDISEALYPELYEEGAAGSAVRDAAAASHAGDAAGK, translated from the coding sequence ATGTCTTTGTGCGTTTCTCGCCGCTCGTTCATTGTCGCATCGGCCCTGCTTGCGAGTGCTTCGTTGTTGGGCGGGCGCGTGGTTCTTGCAGCGGAGGAGGGCTCGTCCGGCGAGCCTGAGCGCACGACGGCCGCCGACCTGCCGCGCATCGGCGGGCCCACGATGTACCCCTACACGTACACGACGTACACCTACGACCGCGAGCCGGTCGAGTACACGGTCGAGAAGGCGCCGGAGCGCGTTGTGGCCATCGACCAGAACAACATCGAGACGCTGCTCGCCCTGGGCCTCAAGGACGCCATCGTGTGCGCGTTCGGCCTCGACGACCCGTCGGCGCTCGGTGACCTCCAGGCCGACTTCGAGCAGATTCCCTACCAGGACGCCATGCCGCCCAAGGAGGACGTCATCGCCCTGTCGCCTGACTTCATCTCAGGCTGGTACAGCACGTTCTCCGACGACCGCCTCGGCAACGTCGACTTCTGGCAGGGGCGCGGCTGCGGCACGTACATGTCGCTCAACAGCGCGTGCCGCGGCAAGACGGGCACGTACTATCAGACGATCTACGACGAGATGCGCGACATCCAGCAGCTGGGCATCATCTTTGACAAGCAGGACGCGGCTCAGGCCCTCGTTGACGAGATGCTCGACGAGGTGCTACGCATCCAGGACTACACGTCGCAGCAGTCGACGCACCCCCGCGTTGCCGTGCTCGAGAACGAGGACGACAGCTTCCGCGTGTACAGCGAGATGACGCTGGGTGGCAACGTCGCCATGGAGGCCGGCGCCGAGCTGGCGGCGGGCAAGGGCTCGGACACAGCCAACATCTCGGCGGAGGACCTCATCGGCATCAATCCCGACGCCATCTTCATGGTGTGGTACGACGGCTTTAAGACCGGCGAGGAGGCTGTCGCGGACATTACGGACAACCCGAAGTTCGCGAGCCTGACGGCCGTGAAGGAGGGCCGCGTTTTCCCGCTGGCGCTTACGGGCATCTACTGCAGTGGCCTGCATACGATCGACGGCATCCTCGACATCTCCGAGGCGCTCTATCCCGAGCTGTATGAGGAGGGCGCCGCCGGCTCTGCCGTTCGCGACGCCGCTGCCGCCTCGCACGCTGGCGACGCTGCGGGCAAGTAG
- the glpK gene encoding glycerol kinase GlpK — MTGERPENLRVGSPAAPDAGVRAVSDSGASYVLALDSGTTSVRAILFDAHGTPVAQASQPITQHYPQPGWVEHDPREILARQIATISEVQFASGIHSERIAAVGITNQRETVVVWDRRTGEPVCNALCWQCRRTEPRIAELRERGLAPTIAAKTGLVLDPYFSASKLAWVLDNVPGARERAERGELLFGTVDSWLIWNLTGGAQACGTPVHATDRTNASRTMLYNIHELDWDDELLELFGVPRSMLPRVLASTDDYGRVSADIMPACPPITGVAGDQQASLFGHGCFEAGDVKATYGTGCFVLMNTGEVPARSENGLVTTVAATPAGAPVRYALEGSVFNAGSVVQWLRDEMDLVRTAEETEALAASVSDTAGVYVVPAFTGLGAPWWDADARGVVCGLTRGCSKAHFVRAALESIAYQTHDVIEAMRRDFPDAGALAHLAVDGGGSMNGFTMQWQADLLGCPVVRPRTCEATALGAAYLAGLGVGFWRDLDELRANAGEPAARFEPAMGEALRAERLAGWYAALRRARS, encoded by the coding sequence ATGACAGGCGAGCGCCCGGAGAACCTACGGGTCGGAAGTCCTGCCGCACCGGATGCGGGCGTGCGGGCCGTCTCCGACTCGGGTGCCTCCTATGTGCTGGCGCTCGACTCGGGCACGACGTCGGTGCGCGCCATCCTGTTCGACGCCCACGGCACGCCGGTTGCCCAGGCGTCGCAGCCCATCACGCAGCACTATCCCCAGCCGGGTTGGGTTGAGCACGACCCGCGTGAGATCCTGGCCCGCCAGATCGCGACGATCTCGGAGGTGCAGTTCGCGAGCGGCATCCACTCTGAGCGCATCGCCGCCGTGGGCATCACGAACCAGCGCGAGACTGTCGTCGTGTGGGATCGCCGCACGGGCGAGCCGGTGTGCAACGCGCTGTGCTGGCAGTGCCGGCGCACGGAGCCACGCATCGCCGAGCTGCGTGAGCGCGGCCTCGCCCCGACGATCGCCGCCAAGACGGGCCTCGTGCTCGACCCGTACTTCTCAGCGAGCAAGCTGGCGTGGGTGCTCGACAACGTGCCCGGGGCTCGGGAGCGGGCGGAACGCGGCGAGCTGCTGTTCGGCACCGTTGACAGCTGGCTCATCTGGAACCTGACGGGCGGGGCGCAGGCCTGCGGCACCCCCGTCCACGCGACGGATCGCACGAACGCGAGCCGCACGATGTTGTACAACATCCACGAGCTCGACTGGGACGACGAGTTGCTCGAGCTCTTCGGCGTCCCTCGCTCCATGCTTCCGCGCGTCCTGGCGTCGACGGACGACTACGGCCGCGTGAGCGCCGACATCATGCCGGCCTGCCCGCCTATCACTGGCGTCGCGGGCGACCAGCAGGCTTCTCTGTTCGGCCATGGCTGCTTCGAGGCGGGCGATGTCAAGGCGACGTACGGCACGGGATGCTTCGTGCTCATGAACACGGGCGAGGTGCCGGCGCGCTCGGAGAATGGCCTCGTCACGACTGTCGCGGCGACGCCGGCGGGAGCTCCGGTGCGTTATGCGCTCGAGGGGTCGGTGTTCAACGCGGGATCCGTCGTGCAGTGGCTGCGCGACGAGATGGATCTCGTGCGTACGGCCGAGGAGACGGAGGCGCTGGCGGCGTCGGTGAGCGATACGGCGGGCGTCTACGTCGTGCCGGCATTCACGGGCCTGGGTGCGCCGTGGTGGGACGCCGATGCGCGTGGCGTCGTGTGCGGTTTGACGCGCGGCTGCTCGAAGGCCCACTTCGTGCGCGCGGCGCTCGAGAGCATCGCCTACCAGACGCACGACGTCATCGAGGCCATGCGCCGCGACTTCCCCGACGCCGGGGCGCTGGCGCACCTGGCCGTCGACGGCGGCGGCTCCATGAATGGCTTCACGATGCAGTGGCAGGCCGACCTGCTCGGTTGTCCCGTCGTGCGGCCCCGGACGTGTGAGGCAACCGCGCTGGGCGCCGCCTATCTGGCGGGTCTGGGCGTCGGCTTCTGGCGCGACCTCGACGAGCTGCGCGCCAACGCCGGCGAGCCTGCGGCGCGCTTCGAGCCGGCCATGGGGGAAGCCCTGCGCGCCGAGCGGCTTGCAGGTTGGTACGCGGCTCTGCGTCGCGCGCGCAGCTAG
- a CDS encoding iron ABC transporter permease has protein sequence MDLKNGAVRGRAVWVVALVVLLAVLVGSLLVAVTIGSVNLSVGDVYGVILYHLTGLGDASLYGDGTATGDIVWQVRLPRLVLAIAVGAALAVVGAIMQAVVKNPLADPYILGVSSGAQLGATLAILLGVGAALGSGYEGVVAFVGAFLASMAVVAMANVGGRATSVKLVLSGTALAAICGAVSNFLLFVVNTNDGAVSAVVRWTMGSLAGADWPTNGLVLVLALLGTLFFWSQHRALNLMLLGDETAVTLGADLTRRRIVYLAVASLLVGFAVYAAGIIGFVGLVIPHIVRMLFGTDHKKLVPLAAVVGAIFLLWADVLCRVVIPHHEIPIGILTALVGAPVFVWLMVRRKYGFGGGDQ, from the coding sequence GTGGATCTCAAGAACGGGGCCGTCCGGGGCCGGGCCGTGTGGGTCGTCGCCCTGGTAGTGCTGCTGGCGGTGCTCGTGGGCTCGCTGCTCGTGGCCGTCACGATCGGCTCGGTCAACCTCTCGGTGGGTGACGTGTACGGCGTCATCCTCTACCACCTCACCGGCTTGGGCGACGCGTCCCTCTACGGCGACGGCACGGCGACGGGCGACATCGTGTGGCAGGTACGTCTGCCCCGCCTCGTGCTGGCCATCGCCGTGGGGGCAGCCCTGGCGGTCGTGGGCGCCATCATGCAGGCCGTCGTCAAGAACCCGCTGGCTGACCCCTACATCCTGGGCGTTTCGTCCGGTGCCCAGCTCGGCGCGACGCTGGCCATCCTGCTTGGTGTCGGCGCGGCGCTGGGCAGCGGCTACGAGGGCGTCGTCGCGTTCGTCGGCGCCTTCCTCGCGTCGATGGCCGTCGTGGCCATGGCCAACGTCGGCGGGCGCGCCACGAGTGTGAAGCTCGTGCTGTCGGGTACGGCGCTGGCCGCCATCTGCGGGGCGGTCTCGAACTTCCTGCTGTTCGTCGTCAACACGAACGACGGGGCCGTCTCTGCGGTCGTGCGCTGGACGATGGGCAGCCTTGCGGGTGCGGATTGGCCGACGAACGGGCTCGTGCTGGTGCTTGCTCTGCTGGGCACGCTGTTCTTCTGGTCGCAGCACCGCGCGCTCAACCTCATGCTGCTCGGCGACGAGACCGCCGTGACGCTCGGTGCTGACCTGACGCGGCGGCGCATCGTTTACCTGGCCGTCGCGTCTCTGCTCGTGGGCTTTGCCGTGTACGCCGCGGGCATCATCGGCTTCGTGGGCCTCGTCATCCCGCACATCGTACGTATGCTGTTTGGGACGGACCACAAGAAGCTCGTCCCGCTGGCGGCTGTCGTGGGCGCCATCTTCCTGCTCTGGGCCGACGTGCTGTGCCGCGTCGTCATCCCGCACCACGAGATCCCGATCGGCATCCTGACGGCCCTCGTGGGCGCGCCGGTGTTCGTGTGGCTCATGGTGCGCCGCAAGTACGGCTTTGGGGGAGGCGACCAGTGA
- a CDS encoding ABC transporter ATP-binding protein has protein sequence MTGVPTPREAAIGAEGIRVSIGTAEILRGVDLAAAKGELVGLIGPNGSGKSTLLKCIYRVLAPSGGAVYLDGRSLSEYSVRQSARQVAVLAQHNYYNFEFSVRDVVLLGRAPHKRALDRDTAQDYAIVDEALCTVGLSDLATRTFSTLSGGEQQRVILARALAQQTPCLILDEPTNHLDVRYQLELMDIVRGLGKTVICAVHDLNVAAMYCDRLYALRDGRIVASGTPEQVITPDVIRAVYDVEARVVEDEDGTRHVLYRPGGYARRG, from the coding sequence ATGACAGGCGTTCCGACACCCCGGGAGGCGGCGATCGGCGCCGAGGGCATCCGTGTGTCGATCGGGACAGCCGAGATCCTGCGAGGCGTCGACCTCGCGGCGGCGAAAGGCGAGCTCGTCGGCCTCATCGGGCCGAACGGCAGCGGCAAATCGACGCTGCTCAAGTGCATCTACCGCGTGCTGGCGCCCTCGGGCGGCGCCGTCTACCTCGATGGGCGGTCGCTGAGCGAGTACTCCGTGCGCCAGAGCGCCCGGCAGGTGGCCGTCCTTGCCCAGCACAACTACTACAACTTCGAGTTCTCTGTGCGCGACGTCGTGCTACTCGGGCGCGCTCCGCACAAGCGGGCGCTGGATCGCGACACGGCGCAGGATTACGCCATCGTTGACGAGGCGCTGTGCACGGTGGGGCTCTCCGATCTGGCGACGCGGACGTTCTCGACGCTTTCGGGCGGCGAGCAGCAGCGAGTCATCTTGGCGCGCGCTCTGGCGCAGCAGACGCCGTGCCTCATCCTCGACGAGCCGACGAACCACCTCGACGTGCGTTACCAGCTCGAGCTCATGGATATCGTGCGCGGCCTGGGCAAGACGGTCATCTGCGCCGTGCACGATCTCAACGTCGCAGCCATGTACTGCGACCGGCTCTACGCCTTGCGCGACGGGCGCATCGTCGCGAGCGGCACGCCCGAGCAGGTCATCACGCCCGACGTCATCCGCGCGGTCTACGACGTTGAGGCGCGCGTCGTCGAGGACGAGGACGGCACGCGCCACGTACTCTACCGACCCGGCGGGTACGCGCGACGCGGGTAG
- a CDS encoding helix-turn-helix transcriptional regulator: MGFLKSVRPWHLGLCFIHLWIYCSTHRFVLNGDVSTMVVMYAVLSVALVALFAWVRHATRGAGATDAFPAPWLANVLDAVSAVLMAVSAVLLCLPLPLPDAAVAVVASTAGGLGVGWAYARWCVLYARLDVRCAAPLIFLTMAVGSAIKAVVDVLPPVPAAVVLALAPFATFVCLRRAQLAMPEAPEPIRYYNNRTIGSLARLAGGIAVFSLTTGVVQSLFLDTTPPSLAPILVHHGSEVVLALIMLVWVGVAGRGLDFSRTWRLILVLMGTALIFESHLSGEAVMYLLSLVRTAQTFLIVFLFLALADVARHSPYHPMMVFALGWTAYSLPFMIGKAAGDALVGFGPDAALVTSLIVWALVIVMMFVLDDASMGNRLIFAELNEAGEGEADQDSPARRIGELQRELGEHDAASQQGAADPLSDRCARLSEEYGLTPREREILEMLVRGRSKVHIAETFLISENTVRGHVKHIYAKLDVHGKQELLDRVEAVQM, from the coding sequence ATGGGATTCCTCAAGTCAGTGCGGCCGTGGCATCTCGGCCTGTGCTTCATCCACCTGTGGATCTACTGCTCGACGCATCGATTCGTGCTCAACGGCGACGTCTCGACGATGGTCGTCATGTACGCCGTGCTGTCCGTCGCGCTCGTCGCGCTGTTCGCGTGGGTGCGCCATGCGACGCGCGGCGCCGGCGCTACCGACGCCTTCCCCGCGCCGTGGTTGGCGAACGTGCTCGACGCTGTGTCGGCCGTTCTCATGGCTGTGTCGGCCGTGCTGCTGTGCCTGCCGCTGCCCCTGCCCGACGCGGCCGTTGCCGTCGTCGCCTCTACCGCGGGCGGCTTGGGCGTCGGCTGGGCCTACGCGCGCTGGTGCGTCCTGTACGCTCGCCTCGACGTGCGCTGCGCAGCGCCGCTCATCTTTCTGACGATGGCCGTCGGCTCGGCCATCAAGGCCGTCGTTGACGTGCTGCCGCCCGTGCCTGCCGCCGTCGTGCTGGCCCTGGCCCCGTTTGCGACGTTCGTCTGCCTGCGCCGCGCGCAGCTCGCCATGCCCGAGGCCCCCGAGCCCATCCGCTACTACAACAACCGCACGATCGGCTCGCTGGCGCGCCTCGCCGGCGGCATCGCGGTGTTCAGCCTCACGACGGGCGTCGTCCAGTCGCTGTTTCTCGACACGACGCCGCCCTCGCTTGCGCCGATCCTCGTCCACCACGGCAGCGAGGTCGTGCTTGCGCTCATCATGCTCGTGTGGGTGGGCGTGGCGGGGCGCGGCCTGGACTTCAGCCGCACGTGGCGCCTCATCCTCGTGCTCATGGGCACGGCGCTCATATTCGAGTCGCACCTGAGCGGCGAGGCCGTCATGTACCTGCTGTCGCTCGTTCGCACGGCACAGACGTTCCTCATCGTCTTCCTGTTCCTGGCGCTGGCTGACGTTGCGCGGCACAGCCCGTACCACCCGATGATGGTGTTCGCGCTGGGATGGACGGCCTACTCGCTGCCGTTCATGATCGGCAAGGCCGCGGGCGACGCGCTTGTGGGCTTTGGACCCGACGCCGCGCTCGTGACGTCGCTCATCGTGTGGGCGCTCGTCATCGTCATGATGTTCGTGCTCGACGACGCGTCCATGGGCAACCGACTCATCTTTGCCGAGCTCAACGAGGCGGGCGAGGGCGAGGCCGACCAGGACTCGCCGGCGCGTCGCATCGGCGAGCTGCAGCGCGAGCTGGGGGAGCACGATGCGGCGAGCCAGCAGGGCGCCGCCGACCCGCTGAGCGACCGGTGCGCGCGGCTGTCCGAGGAGTACGGCCTCACGCCGCGCGAGCGCGAGATCCTCGAGATGCTCGTGCGCGGCCGCAGCAAGGTGCACATCGCCGAGACGTTCCTGATCTCGGAGAACACGGTGCGCGGCCACGTGAAGCACATCTACGCGAAGCTCGATGTCCACGGCAAGCAGGAGCTGCTCGACCGCGTCGAGGCCGTGCAGATGTAG